In the genome of Triticum urartu cultivar G1812 chromosome 5, Tu2.1, whole genome shotgun sequence, one region contains:
- the LOC125509299 gene encoding protein TIFY 6b-like: protein MERDFLGAIGHEQLQQQQQQQQRQRAAAEDDAARKESAYFGGGGVPPMDWSFAGRAGAAPAVMSFRSAPREEQQGELAYPKQQASRVLTPQRSFGAESHGSVQYAAAARAAYGGQPPQQHQHAPNGARVIPMSSPFNPNNPMFRVQSSPNLPNGVAAGSPFKQPPFVMNNAVAASTVGVYKSRDTPKPKTAQLTIFYAGSVNVFNNVSAEKAQELMFLASRGSLPTAPTTVTRSPDATFFTPAKLAAPEASPAKQMLAQIPQRVSPPLPAISKPMSIMSQAACLPKSTSSSNTDSAVPKSSGQLVVPPTSQPSSSTLASTTAASIMPRAVPQARKASLARFLEKRKERVTTTAPYPSAKSPMESSDTVGSANDNNSKSSSCTEIAFSSNHEESLRLGRPRNISFSGESPSTKLHI, encoded by the exons ATGGAGAGGGACTTCCTGGGCGCCATAGGCCACGAGCagctgcagcagcagcagcagcagcagcagcgccaGCGCGCCGCCGCCGAGGACGACGCCGCCAGAAAGGAGTCAG CTTACTTTGGGGGAGGAGGAGTGCCGCCCATGGATTGGTCCTTCGCTGGCAGGGCCGGGGCCGCGCCGGCGGTCATGTCCTTCAGGTCGGCGCCGAGGGAGGAGCAGCAGGGCGAGCTCGCCTACCCCAAGCAGCAGGCCTCCCGCGTCCTGACGCCACAG AGATCGTTTGGTGCTGAGAGCCACGGCAGCGTGCAGTACGCCGCCGCCGCGCGTGCGGCTTACGGCGGGCAGCCTCCGCAGCAGCACCAGCATGCTCCTAATGGTGCTAGAGTGATTCCAATGTCGTCGCCGTTCAATCCCAACAATCCCATGTTCAGGGTTCAGAGTTCGCCTAACCTCCCGAACGGTGTTGCTGCTGGTAGCCCATTCAAACAACCGCCTTTCGTGATGAACAATGCGGTGGCTGCTTCGACTGTTGGTGTCTATAAATCAAG GGACACGCCGAAGCCAAAGACAGCGCAATTAACCATCTTCTATGCTGGTTCTGTCAATGTATTCAACAACGTCTCAGCAGAAAAG GCTCAGGAGCTTATGTTCTTGGCTAGCAGAGGATCTCTTCCAACTGCACCCACTACTGTTACTCGCAGCCCAGATGCAACCTTTTTCACTCCGGCTAAACTCGCCGCCCCTGAGGCTTCACCTGCAAAGCAGATGCTAGCTCAGATACCACAGCGTGTTTCACCTCCTTTGCCAGCCATTTCCAAACCGATGTCCATCATGTCTCAAGCTGCATGTCTCCCCAAGAGCACATCTAGCTCCAACACCGATTCCGCAGTGCCAAAATCTTCAGGCCAGTTGGTTGTGCCTCCCACAAGTCAGCCCTCGTCGTCGACACTAGCGTCCACCACTGCAGCAAGTATTATGCCAAGAG CTGTTCCTCAAGCTCGGAAGGCATCCCTTGCCCGATTCTTGGAGAAAAGGAAAGAAAG GGTGACGACTACGGCGCCATATCCATCAGCCAAGAGCCCGATGGAGAGCAGCGACACGGTCGGAAGCGCCAACGACAACAACAGCAAGTCCTCATCGTGCACAGAGATCGCCTTCTCAAGCAACCATGAAGAGTCGCTGCGCCTAGGCCGGCCCAGGAACATCAGCTTTAGCGGGGAGTCCCCGAGTACAAAATTACACATCTGA